In the genome of Xanthobacteraceae bacterium, one region contains:
- a CDS encoding murein L,D-transpeptidase, protein MSQRRQISSLRAAAFAAVCALALNGCSADSMLGPSDGRHLAPLSPQLMSLIDQKGMTKESPILLRIYKEESELEVWKQTKSGQYELLKKYPICKWSGELGPKIREGDRQAPEGFYAIRPELMNPHSSYHLAFNLGYPNEFDRSHNRTGAHLMVHGDCSSRGCYAMTDAQISEIFALAREAFDGGQLAFQVQAFPFRMTAANMARHRNNPNLAFWKMLKEGSDHFEATRVEPKIDVCARRYIFNAVPNDPMKPFDPSKPCPAYHIQNDIALALQNRQNSDRNDITALVNNNLPAAPTRMNTDGGTHPAFNGQNPQADAADDDDVQPAAQPKKKQTTKKAAAPKQKTKETQPQQTRQTQQPVVPGSTPIRPANGGFNSFTQQ, encoded by the coding sequence TTGAGCCAGCGCCGCCAGATTTCATCGCTCCGTGCGGCCGCTTTCGCGGCAGTGTGCGCGCTTGCGCTGAACGGCTGCTCCGCCGACTCCATGCTTGGGCCGAGCGACGGCCGCCATCTCGCGCCGCTCTCGCCGCAGCTTATGTCCCTGATCGATCAGAAGGGCATGACCAAAGAGTCGCCGATCCTGCTGCGCATCTACAAGGAAGAGTCCGAGCTTGAGGTCTGGAAGCAGACCAAGAGCGGCCAGTACGAACTCCTGAAAAAATATCCGATCTGCAAATGGTCGGGCGAACTGGGTCCGAAAATCCGCGAGGGCGACCGACAGGCGCCGGAAGGCTTCTATGCCATCCGCCCCGAATTGATGAACCCGCATTCGAGCTATCACCTCGCGTTCAACCTCGGTTACCCGAACGAATTCGACCGCTCGCATAACCGCACCGGCGCGCACCTGATGGTGCACGGCGACTGCTCGTCGCGCGGCTGCTACGCGATGACCGACGCACAGATTTCGGAAATCTTCGCGCTGGCGCGCGAGGCGTTCGACGGCGGCCAGCTTGCGTTCCAGGTGCAGGCGTTTCCGTTCCGCATGACCGCCGCCAACATGGCGCGCCATCGCAACAACCCGAACCTCGCGTTCTGGAAAATGCTGAAAGAGGGCAGCGACCACTTCGAGGCGACGCGCGTCGAACCGAAGATCGACGTCTGCGCACGGCGCTACATCTTCAACGCGGTGCCGAACGACCCGATGAAGCCGTTCGATCCGTCGAAGCCTTGCCCGGCCTATCACATCCAGAACGACATCGCGCTTGCGTTGCAGAACCGCCAGAACTCGGATCGCAACGACATCACCGCGCTCGTGAACAACAATTTGCCGGCCGCGCCGACCCGCATGAATACCGACGGCGGCACGCATCCGGCCTTCAACGGTCAGAATCCGCAGGCCGACGCTGCCGACGACGATGACGTGCAGCCCGCCGCGCAGCCGAAGAAGAAGCAGACGACCAAGAAGGCAGCCGCGCCAAAACAGAAGACCAAAGAAACGCAGCCGCAGCAGACCCGGCAGACGCAACAGCCGGTAGTGCCGGGTTCGACGCCGATCCGCCCGGCAAACGGCGGCTTCAATTCCTTCACGCAGCAGTAA
- a CDS encoding acetyl-CoA carboxylase carboxyltransferase subunit alpha produces the protein MRTYLDFEKPVAELEAKIEELRAVAATGEAVSIADEVARLEAKSELALADIYENLTPWQKTQVARHPQRPHFSDYVARMFSDFTPLAGDRKFADDKAIQGGFARFNGESVCLIGHEKGSTTEARITHNFGMARPEGYRKAVRLMELADRFDIPVITLVDTAGAYPGIDAEERGQAEAIARSTDAGLALGVPNVAVIIGEGGSGGAIAIATANRVLMLEHSIYSVISPEGAASILWRDTTKAQEAATNMKITAQDLQRFGVVDEIVAEPAGGAHRHPEATITAAGKAIASALAGFNGLPREQIRAQRREKFLAIGRNL, from the coding sequence ATGCGAACGTATCTCGATTTCGAAAAACCCGTCGCCGAACTCGAAGCCAAGATCGAGGAGCTGCGCGCTGTCGCGGCTACCGGCGAAGCGGTGTCGATTGCCGACGAAGTCGCGCGCCTCGAAGCAAAATCCGAACTCGCACTCGCGGACATCTACGAAAACCTCACGCCGTGGCAGAAAACGCAGGTCGCGCGCCATCCGCAGCGCCCGCATTTCTCCGATTACGTCGCGCGCATGTTTTCCGATTTCACGCCGCTCGCGGGCGACCGCAAGTTCGCCGACGACAAGGCGATTCAGGGCGGTTTCGCGCGCTTCAACGGCGAGAGCGTCTGCCTGATCGGCCACGAAAAAGGCTCCACGACGGAAGCGCGCATCACGCACAACTTCGGCATGGCGCGGCCGGAAGGCTACCGCAAAGCCGTGCGGCTCATGGAATTGGCCGACCGCTTCGACATTCCGGTCATCACACTGGTCGATACCGCAGGCGCCTATCCCGGCATCGATGCCGAGGAGCGCGGACAGGCGGAAGCCATCGCCCGCTCGACCGACGCCGGCCTCGCGCTCGGCGTGCCGAATGTGGCGGTCATCATCGGCGAGGGCGGTTCCGGCGGTGCGATTGCGATTGCGACCGCGAATCGCGTGCTGATGCTGGAACACTCGATCTACAGCGTGATTTCGCCAGAAGGCGCGGCCTCGATCCTGTGGCGCGATACCACCAAGGCGCAGGAAGCCGCGACCAACATGAAGATCACGGCGCAGGACCTGCAACGGTTCGGGGTGGTGGACGAGATCGTGGCGGAGCCGGCGGGCGGCGCGCATCGCCATCCGGAGGCCACGATTACAGCGGCAGGTAAGGCCATCGCTTCCGCACTGGCGGGGTTCAATGGCTTGCCGCGCGAGCAAATCCGGGCACAACGGCGTGAGAAATTCCTCGCAATCGGCAGGAATCTCTGA
- the xerD gene encoding site-specific tyrosine recombinase XerD, which produces MSAAKKKAVQADGGWPELFLDMLATERNAGRNTLDAYRRDLEDYASFLHDKRNAFARAETDTIREYLSALAKRELATASVARRLSAIRQFHRFLYSEGLRGDDPAAVLEGPRRGRPLPKVMTAKDVTALLDAAHAAVAKVAEDPAKKLRALRLVCFLELLYATGLRVSELIALPASAARTNGEAIVVRGKGNKERLVPIGGAAKRAMQEFLAARKETGKAEESRWLFPSFGESGHVTRQHVARELKDLAAVAGIDRAKISPHVLRHAFASHLLANGADLRVVQALLGHSDISTTQIYTHVLDERLRNMVRDLHPLADQ; this is translated from the coding sequence ATGAGCGCCGCGAAGAAAAAGGCCGTACAGGCGGACGGCGGCTGGCCTGAACTCTTTCTCGACATGCTGGCAACCGAGCGCAACGCCGGTCGCAATACGCTGGACGCCTATCGCCGCGATCTGGAAGACTACGCATCGTTCCTGCACGACAAGCGTAACGCGTTCGCGCGCGCCGAGACCGATACGATCCGCGAATATTTGAGCGCACTCGCGAAACGCGAACTCGCGACGGCTTCGGTCGCGCGGAGATTGTCCGCGATCCGGCAGTTTCATCGCTTCCTCTACAGCGAAGGCTTGCGCGGCGACGATCCCGCCGCAGTGCTGGAAGGTCCGCGGCGCGGACGGCCGCTGCCCAAGGTAATGACCGCAAAGGATGTCACCGCTTTGCTGGACGCGGCTCACGCTGCCGTGGCGAAAGTGGCGGAAGATCCCGCGAAGAAATTGCGCGCGCTGCGCCTCGTCTGCTTTCTTGAGTTGCTGTACGCGACCGGCTTGCGCGTCTCCGAACTGATTGCGTTGCCCGCGAGCGCCGCGCGCACCAACGGCGAAGCAATCGTGGTGCGCGGCAAGGGCAACAAGGAACGCCTCGTTCCCATCGGCGGCGCGGCCAAGCGCGCGATGCAAGAATTCCTCGCCGCGCGAAAGGAAACCGGGAAGGCGGAAGAGTCGCGCTGGCTGTTTCCTTCCTTCGGCGAGAGCGGGCATGTCACGCGGCAGCACGTCGCGCGCGAACTGAAAGACCTCGCGGCCGTTGCCGGAATCGACCGGGCCAAGATCAGTCCGCATGTGTTGCGCCATGCGTTTGCAAGCCACCTGCTTGCGAACGGTGCCGACCTGCGCGTAGTACAGGCGCTGCTCGGGCACAGCGACATTTCCACTACGCAGATTTATACGCATGTGCTCGACGAACGCCTCAGGAACATGGTGCGCGACCTGCACCCGCTGGCCGATCAGTAG
- a CDS encoding shikimate kinase has protein sequence MSRERGNPMANLPPLSPHPKAELFRQLLGARSVALVGMPGSGKSSIGRRLSQRLGLDFADADTEIERAANMTIPEIFRLRGEAEFRAGEQRVIARLLESGPLVLATGGGAFINADTRAKVKQSAVSVWLKADVETLLKRVKRKANRPLLQNDDPEGTLRNMLAAREPFYAEADLTVTSCEIPHEMVVEEIVRQLEAKLEREAAGASS, from the coding sequence ATGTCCCGTGAAAGAGGAAACCCGATGGCAAACCTGCCGCCGCTAAGCCCGCATCCGAAGGCCGAGCTGTTTCGCCAACTGCTCGGAGCGCGTTCGGTCGCGCTGGTCGGCATGCCGGGTTCGGGCAAAAGCTCGATCGGGCGGCGGCTGTCGCAGCGCCTCGGCCTCGATTTCGCGGATGCCGACACCGAGATCGAGCGCGCCGCCAATATGACCATTCCCGAAATCTTCCGCCTGCGTGGCGAAGCGGAATTCCGCGCCGGCGAGCAGCGCGTGATCGCGCGCCTTCTGGAAAGCGGCCCGCTGGTGTTGGCCACCGGCGGCGGCGCATTCATCAATGCGGATACCCGCGCCAAGGTAAAGCAAAGCGCCGTATCGGTGTGGCTGAAAGCCGATGTCGAAACGCTGCTGAAGCGCGTGAAGCGCAAAGCCAACCGTCCGCTGCTGCAAAACGATGACCCCGAAGGCACGCTTAGGAACATGCTCGCCGCGCGCGAGCCGTTCTATGCGGAGGCTGACCTCACCGTGACCTCATGCGAAATCCCGCATGAAATGGTGGTCGAGGAAATTGTGCGGCAACTGGAAGCAAAACTCGAACGCGAAGCCGCCGGAGCATCGTCTTGA